In Amycolatopsis sp. EV170708-02-1, the following are encoded in one genomic region:
- a CDS encoding polysaccharide pyruvyl transferase family protein, giving the protein MTSPVRIGLFGLLGSGNLGNDGSFEAVLGYLRAEHPGAALSVMCGGPEVVASRHGLETTALNWYEGEYRTASGPLSIAMKGFGKLVDIFRTAAWVRRQDVVIVPGMGVLESTLPLRPWGFPYALLLLSVSGRLVGTKVALVSVGASVSTHRVTRSVIGWAARLAAFRSYRDEPSREAMRTMGVDVTNDRVYPDLAFALRAPSEPVLPRSVGVGVMAYHGGNDDRHRAAEIYESYVDKMTRFVARLVADGRPVRLFIGDRADAQVVDEIMRELESPLIAAADTATLDEVMRAMSAVETVVATRYHNVLCALKLAKPTLSIGYAGKNEVLMTTLGLGEFCQSAKEIDFDALVRQFAELESRAGELTEIVAKRGAEQTRLLDEQFAALSAAFLPMGVR; this is encoded by the coding sequence TTGACCTCGCCCGTGAGAATCGGGCTGTTCGGGCTCCTCGGATCAGGGAACCTCGGCAACGACGGGTCCTTCGAGGCGGTTCTCGGGTATTTGCGCGCGGAGCATCCGGGCGCCGCGCTCAGCGTGATGTGCGGCGGCCCGGAAGTCGTCGCGTCGCGCCACGGACTCGAAACGACCGCGTTGAACTGGTACGAGGGCGAGTACCGAACGGCATCGGGACCGCTGTCCATCGCCATGAAGGGCTTCGGGAAACTCGTCGACATCTTCCGCACGGCCGCGTGGGTGCGGCGCCAAGACGTGGTGATCGTGCCGGGAATGGGTGTCCTCGAATCCACTCTTCCCTTGCGTCCCTGGGGTTTCCCGTACGCGCTACTGCTGCTTTCGGTATCCGGCCGTCTGGTTGGCACCAAGGTGGCGCTGGTGAGCGTCGGCGCCAGCGTGAGCACGCACCGGGTCACCCGGTCCGTGATCGGGTGGGCCGCGCGGCTCGCGGCGTTCCGGTCCTACCGGGACGAGCCGTCACGTGAAGCGATGCGCACAATGGGCGTCGACGTCACGAACGACCGCGTGTACCCCGATCTCGCCTTCGCCCTCCGCGCGCCTTCGGAACCGGTGCTGCCCCGGTCCGTCGGGGTCGGGGTGATGGCGTACCACGGCGGGAACGACGACCGGCACCGAGCCGCCGAGATCTACGAGTCCTATGTGGACAAGATGACCCGGTTCGTGGCTCGTCTGGTCGCCGACGGCCGCCCGGTGCGGCTGTTCATCGGCGACCGGGCGGACGCGCAGGTCGTCGACGAGATCATGCGGGAACTGGAATCCCCGCTGATCGCCGCCGCCGACACGGCCACTTTGGACGAGGTGATGCGGGCGATGTCGGCGGTCGAGACCGTCGTCGCCACCCGGTACCACAACGTCCTGTGCGCGCTGAAGCTGGCGAAACCGACGTTGTCCATCGGGTACGCCGGCAAGAACGAAGTGCTCATGACCACGCTGGGACTCGGCGAGTTCTGCCAGTCCGCCAAGGAGATCGACTTCGACGCGCTGGTGCGCCAGTTCGCCGAACTCGAGTCCAGGGCGGGTGAGCTGACCGAGATCGTCGCGAAACGAGGCGCGGAGCAGACGCGGTTGCTGGACGAACAGTTCGCCGCGCTGTCCGCCGCCTTCCTGCCGATGGGAGTCCGATGA
- a CDS encoding glycosyltransferase family 2 protein, with the protein MSTAPRLSIGLPVYNGEDYLAESLDALLGQSYENFELIISDNASLDRTEEISREYAKQDSRVRYVRQPVNIGCAPNHNYCVDVARGELFKWASDDDLYARDLLERCIEALDEHPEFVLSHSWTAMIDEKAVVTQALEYPLNTVSPHAAERFRSTLFAPGGDDDGAVVRTEVLRRVAPLDSYHHADRTIISELALHGPFHQVPDWLYFRRDHPGRSEHEHPTVRRRAANLDPKRADKLRHPMVRLLGEYVLGYVKAIRNAPISGAEKRECFRYLRQWMLNRAGNPAMGRMPVQAEAEVGPREVSVASVVAGQEGRVP; encoded by the coding sequence ATGAGCACCGCTCCTCGGCTGAGCATCGGGCTCCCGGTCTACAACGGCGAGGACTACCTCGCCGAATCGCTGGACGCACTCCTCGGCCAAAGCTACGAGAACTTCGAGCTGATCATCTCGGACAACGCGTCCTTGGACCGCACCGAAGAGATCAGCCGCGAGTACGCGAAGCAGGATTCGCGCGTCCGCTATGTCCGCCAGCCGGTGAACATCGGCTGCGCGCCCAACCACAACTACTGTGTCGACGTCGCCCGCGGCGAACTGTTCAAATGGGCGTCCGACGACGACCTTTACGCGCGTGACCTGCTGGAACGCTGTATCGAGGCACTCGACGAGCATCCCGAGTTCGTCCTCTCGCATTCGTGGACGGCGATGATCGACGAGAAGGCCGTCGTCACGCAGGCACTGGAGTACCCGCTCAACACGGTCTCGCCGCACGCCGCGGAACGCTTCCGCAGCACGCTGTTCGCCCCCGGCGGGGACGACGACGGCGCGGTCGTCCGCACCGAGGTGCTGCGCCGCGTCGCGCCGCTGGACAGCTACCACCACGCGGACCGCACGATCATCTCGGAACTGGCCCTGCACGGCCCGTTCCACCAGGTGCCCGACTGGCTGTACTTCCGGCGCGACCACCCCGGCCGCTCCGAACACGAGCACCCGACCGTGCGCAGGCGGGCCGCCAACCTCGACCCGAAACGGGCCGACAAGCTGCGCCACCCGATGGTCCGGCTGCTCGGCGAATACGTACTCGGCTACGTCAAGGCGATCCGCAACGCGCCGATCTCCGGCGCGGAGAAGCGCGAATGCTTCCGCTACCTGCGGCAATGGATGCTGAACCGGGCGGGGAACCCGGCCATGGGACGGATGCCCGTCCAGGCCGAGGCCGAAGTGGGCCCCCGTGAAGTGTCCGTGGCCTCGGTCGTCGCCGGCCAGGAGGGACGAGTCCCTTGA
- a CDS encoding glutamate-1-semialdehyde 2,1-aminomutase — translation MTRQLPKSMRANERLHAMIPGGAHTYAKGDDQYPENLAPVISHGLGAHVWDVDGNEYIEYGSGLRAVSLGHVHPRVTEAAHREIDRGANFARPSIVEERAATKFLETVPTAEMVKFAKNGSDATTAAVKLARAATGRPLVAICRDHAFFSIDDWFIGTTAMSSGIPDAITDLTVSFPYGDLPAVERLLRDNAGRIACLILEASTQLEPPAGYLVGLRELADRYGCVLIFDEMITGFRWSEAGAQGLYGVTPDLSTFGKALGNGFAVSALAGKRELMELGGLRTGEDRVFLLSTTHGAETHSLAAAIAVMETYTEEGIAARLHALGDRLAAGVREVAASAGVGEHVVVRGRASNLVFATLDAGKKPSQDYRTLFLRQLVTGGVLGPSFVVSSALSEEDIDRTVEVVSQACLVYRKALDADDPAPWLGGRPVKPVFRRRV, via the coding sequence ATGACCCGTCAGCTTCCCAAGTCCATGCGGGCCAACGAGCGCCTCCACGCCATGATCCCCGGCGGGGCGCACACCTACGCCAAGGGCGACGACCAGTATCCGGAGAATCTGGCACCGGTCATCTCGCACGGGCTCGGCGCGCACGTCTGGGACGTCGACGGGAACGAATACATCGAGTACGGCTCGGGGCTGCGCGCGGTCAGCCTCGGGCACGTGCACCCGAGGGTGACCGAAGCCGCCCACCGCGAGATCGACCGGGGCGCCAACTTCGCCCGTCCGTCCATTGTGGAGGAACGGGCGGCGACGAAGTTCCTCGAAACCGTGCCGACCGCCGAGATGGTCAAGTTCGCCAAGAACGGCTCGGACGCCACCACGGCCGCGGTCAAACTCGCCAGGGCGGCCACCGGCAGGCCGCTGGTGGCGATCTGCCGCGACCACGCGTTCTTCTCCATCGACGACTGGTTCATCGGCACCACCGCGATGTCTTCGGGCATCCCGGACGCGATCACGGATCTCACCGTGTCGTTCCCGTACGGCGACCTCCCGGCGGTGGAGCGGCTGCTGCGGGACAACGCTGGCCGGATCGCCTGCCTGATCCTGGAGGCGTCGACCCAGCTCGAACCGCCCGCCGGCTACCTCGTCGGCCTGCGGGAACTCGCCGACCGGTACGGCTGTGTGCTGATCTTCGACGAGATGATCACCGGTTTCCGCTGGTCGGAGGCGGGCGCGCAGGGGCTCTACGGGGTCACGCCGGATCTCTCGACGTTCGGCAAGGCGCTCGGCAACGGGTTCGCCGTCTCGGCGCTGGCGGGCAAACGGGAACTGATGGAACTCGGCGGGCTGCGCACCGGCGAGGACCGCGTCTTCCTGCTGTCCACCACGCACGGCGCCGAGACGCATTCGCTGGCCGCCGCGATCGCGGTCATGGAGACCTACACCGAAGAAGGCATCGCCGCGCGGCTGCACGCGCTCGGCGACCGGCTCGCCGCCGGGGTCCGCGAAGTCGCGGCCTCGGCCGGGGTCGGGGAACACGTCGTCGTGCGCGGCCGGGCGAGCAACCTCGTCTTCGCCACGCTCGACGCCGGCAAGAAACCGTCGCAGGACTACCGGACGTTGTTCCTGCGGCAACTGGTCACGGGCGGGGTCCTCGGGCCGTCGTTCGTGGTCAGCAGCGCGTTGTCCGAAGAAGACATCGACCGGA
- a CDS encoding dTDP-4-dehydrorhamnose 3,5-epimerase family protein has translation MKVIPVPAIAGAYLFEPTPHADERGFFSRTFDADVVRSAGIDPNGFLQDSVSRSRKGVLRGMHLRSGLGEAKLVRCSWGAVFDVVVDLRPDSPTYLAKETFELSGETQVSLYIPAGCAHGFQALTEYADVSYRIDRAHDPAEDVAIAYDDPELAILWPLPVALMSERDRSALPLSAVLQNTR, from the coding sequence ATGAAGGTGATCCCGGTGCCCGCCATCGCGGGCGCGTACCTGTTCGAGCCGACCCCGCACGCCGACGAACGCGGCTTCTTCAGCCGCACCTTCGACGCCGACGTCGTCCGGTCGGCCGGGATCGACCCGAACGGGTTCCTCCAGGACAGTGTTTCCCGCTCCCGCAAGGGAGTGCTGCGCGGGATGCACCTTCGTTCGGGGCTCGGCGAGGCGAAGCTGGTCCGGTGCTCGTGGGGCGCCGTCTTCGACGTCGTCGTCGACCTGAGGCCGGATTCGCCGACGTACCTCGCCAAGGAGACGTTCGAACTGTCCGGGGAGACGCAGGTTTCGCTGTACATCCCGGCCGGGTGCGCGCACGGGTTCCAGGCGCTCACCGAGTACGCCGACGTCTCCTACCGGATCGACCGCGCGCACGACCCGGCGGAGGACGTCGCGATCGCCTACGACGACCCGGAACTGGCGATCCTGTGGCCACTTCCGGTGGCGCTCATGTCGGAGCGGGATCGATCCGCGCTCCCGCTTTCCGCCGTACTACAGAACACGAGGTGA